A genome region from Streptomyces sp. NBC_01296 includes the following:
- a CDS encoding M6 family metalloprotease domain-containing protein — protein MKSAAAALTSLTALAAMSLVAGPAVAVPGAAPCALTRTSAHHSLGLDTWNRAYPKPERTLDAVMVFLSFPDHRTTLTTEQLTGDYFPATGDFFERASYGRFHLVPHPQKQWIRMPKPSTAYGIQRDWAAEDRAAYLRDAVAAADREVDFSQYDVVYFVADPDAPGVDSDATKVVNFDRPIRADGTDLRRIVTVFERHPPDRNVLAHETGHVFDLPDLYHRPTDGKGDWDTHVGDWDVMGSQFGMAPDLFAWHKWKLGWLDASQVDCVQSGSSLHTLLPLAQAPVAGATGGTRLAVIRTGTGSAIAVEARGSAGNDGDTCTEGVLVYRVRNEAASGGGPIEVLDGHPDTEACWDRSVYPPLADAPLEVGQTFTVPGERIRIEVADRTSSGAYTVKITT, from the coding sequence ATGAAAAGCGCGGCGGCCGCGCTCACCTCCCTGACGGCGCTCGCCGCCATGTCGCTCGTCGCGGGTCCCGCGGTCGCCGTTCCGGGGGCCGCGCCGTGCGCCCTGACCCGTACGTCCGCACACCACTCCCTCGGCCTGGACACCTGGAACCGCGCCTACCCCAAGCCGGAGCGCACCCTCGACGCGGTCATGGTCTTCCTCTCCTTCCCGGACCACCGGACCACCCTGACGACCGAGCAGCTGACCGGCGACTACTTCCCCGCGACCGGCGACTTCTTCGAGCGGGCCTCGTACGGCAGGTTCCACCTGGTCCCGCACCCGCAGAAGCAGTGGATCCGAATGCCCAAGCCGTCCACGGCGTACGGGATACAGCGCGACTGGGCGGCCGAGGACCGGGCCGCGTACCTGCGGGACGCGGTCGCCGCCGCCGACCGGGAGGTGGACTTCTCCCAGTACGACGTCGTGTACTTCGTCGCCGACCCGGACGCGCCCGGAGTGGACTCGGACGCCACCAAGGTCGTCAACTTCGACCGGCCGATCAGGGCGGACGGGACGGACCTGCGGCGGATCGTGACCGTCTTCGAGCGCCACCCGCCGGACCGGAACGTGCTGGCGCACGAGACCGGCCACGTCTTCGACCTGCCCGACCTCTACCACCGGCCCACGGACGGCAAGGGCGACTGGGACACGCACGTCGGGGACTGGGACGTCATGGGCAGCCAGTTCGGGATGGCCCCGGACCTGTTCGCCTGGCACAAGTGGAAGCTCGGCTGGCTCGACGCGTCCCAGGTGGACTGCGTGCAGTCGGGCTCCTCGCTGCACACCCTGCTGCCGCTGGCGCAGGCCCCGGTGGCGGGCGCCACGGGCGGGACCCGGCTCGCCGTGATCCGTACGGGCACCGGCAGTGCGATCGCCGTCGAGGCGCGGGGGTCCGCCGGCAACGACGGGGACACCTGCACGGAGGGGGTCCTCGTCTACCGGGTGCGCAACGAAGCGGCGTCGGGCGGCGGGCCGATCGAGGTGCTCGACGGGCATCCGGACACGGAGGCGTGCTGGGACCGCTCGGTGTACCCGCCGCTGGCGGACGCACCGCTCGAGGTGGGGCAGACGTTCACGGTGCCGGGGGAGCGGATCAGGATCGAGGTGGCGGACCGCACCTCGTCGGGCGCGTACACGGTCAAGATCACCACGTAG
- a CDS encoding putative bifunctional diguanylate cyclase/phosphodiesterase, whose amino-acid sequence MSGTSEGTGSAADSIRSAITERYQAVPAVPTSPPRTESELHDYRAAFNAAHLAMAVVDRSGYVVAANAALAGLLGTEPHALVEQCAADLVDLGAEARTWQAYQEVLRGRQARLRCTRRLKHPDGHSLWTEVTLGPVPGTRDVLLSVADISDRRDLQARLRHLQMHDPVTRLPNRALFFERLSAALEASSYEQGGTGRIGLCYLDLDGFKAVNDTLGHRVGDRLLTAVAARLTQCADQSGYGRTGGHLVARLGGDEFALLVEDSTGTEQLADLARSVLAAVQEPFDLAGQRLSVSASIGVVERATDGTSATGLMQAADTTLYWAKADGKARWTLFDPERNAHRMTRQALSSTLRPAVERGEFALEYQPLVDLESGAVRGVEALVRWNHPQFGTLTPNRFIGIAEEDGSIVQLGRWVLRTACRQARRWQIEQPSDCPVFVSVNVAVRQVWDSDLVGDVAGILAETGLAPQLLQLELTESAVMGSAGRPLQALQALSDMGVRIAIDDFGTGYSNLAYLSRLPVSVLKLDGSFVKGFRYEDGTHPNPADETIVEALVQLAHRLGLTVTAECVETAGQAARLRRVGCDTGQGWLYSRAVAPELIAEMIGTKPGAENRL is encoded by the coding sequence GTGAGCGGAACCTCAGAGGGAACCGGTTCGGCGGCCGACAGCATCCGATCGGCCATTACGGAGCGTTACCAAGCGGTGCCGGCCGTGCCGACGTCGCCGCCCCGCACCGAGTCCGAGCTGCACGATTACCGGGCCGCCTTCAACGCGGCCCACCTGGCGATGGCCGTCGTCGACCGCTCCGGCTACGTCGTCGCCGCCAACGCGGCGCTGGCCGGGCTGCTGGGCACCGAGCCGCACGCGCTGGTCGAGCAGTGCGCGGCCGACCTGGTCGACCTGGGCGCCGAGGCCCGCACCTGGCAGGCCTACCAGGAGGTGCTGCGCGGCCGGCAGGCCAGACTGCGCTGCACCCGCCGGCTCAAACACCCGGACGGGCACTCGCTGTGGACCGAGGTCACCCTCGGGCCCGTGCCCGGCACCCGGGACGTGCTGCTGTCCGTCGCCGACATCAGCGACCGCCGCGACCTCCAGGCCCGGCTGCGGCACCTCCAGATGCACGACCCGGTGACCCGGCTGCCCAACCGGGCGCTGTTCTTCGAGCGGCTCTCGGCCGCCCTGGAGGCCTCCTCGTACGAGCAGGGCGGCACCGGGCGGATCGGCCTGTGTTACCTCGACCTCGACGGGTTCAAGGCCGTCAACGACACCCTGGGCCACCGGGTCGGGGACCGGCTGCTGACCGCCGTCGCGGCCCGGCTGACCCAGTGCGCCGACCAGTCCGGGTACGGGCGCACCGGCGGGCACCTGGTGGCGCGGCTCGGCGGCGACGAGTTCGCCCTGCTGGTCGAGGACTCCACCGGCACCGAGCAGCTCGCCGACCTGGCGCGCAGCGTACTGGCCGCCGTACAGGAGCCGTTCGACCTCGCCGGGCAGCGGCTGTCGGTCTCGGCGTCGATCGGCGTCGTGGAGCGGGCCACGGACGGGACCTCGGCGACCGGGCTGATGCAGGCCGCGGACACGACCCTGTACTGGGCCAAGGCGGACGGCAAGGCCCGCTGGACGCTGTTCGACCCGGAGCGCAACGCGCACCGCATGACCCGCCAGGCGCTCAGCTCGACGCTGCGGCCGGCCGTGGAGCGGGGCGAGTTCGCGCTCGAGTACCAGCCGCTCGTGGACCTGGAGAGCGGTGCGGTGCGCGGGGTGGAGGCCCTGGTGCGCTGGAACCACCCGCAGTTCGGCACGCTGACGCCGAATCGGTTCATCGGAATTGCGGAAGAGGACGGCTCCATCGTCCAGTTGGGGCGGTGGGTGCTGCGGACCGCGTGCCGGCAGGCCCGGCGCTGGCAGATCGAGCAGCCGAGCGACTGCCCGGTCTTCGTCTCCGTCAACGTGGCGGTACGGCAGGTGTGGGACTCGGACCTGGTCGGCGACGTGGCGGGAATCCTGGCGGAGACGGGACTCGCCCCGCAGCTGCTCCAGCTGGAGCTGACCGAGTCGGCGGTGATGGGCTCCGCCGGGCGGCCGCTGCAGGCCCTCCAGGCGCTGAGCGACATGGGGGTGCGGATCGCCATCGACGACTTCGGCACCGGGTACTCGAACCTGGCGTACCTGAGCCGGCTCCCCGTATCAGTTCTGAAACTGGACGGTTCGTTCGTCAAGGGATTCCGCTACGAGGACGGGACGCACCCGAACCCGGCCGACGAAACGATCGTCGAAGCCCTGGTCCAGCTCGCCCACCGGCTCGGCCTGACGGTGACCGCGGAATGCGTGGAGACCGCCGGACAGGCGGCACGGCTGCGGCGCGTCGGCTGCGACACCGGCCAGGGCTGGCTGTACTCGCGGGCGGTGGCCCCGGAGCTGATCGCCGAGATGATCGGCACCAAGCCAGGTGCGGAGAACCGCCTCTAA